GTTCCGCTTCGCGCAGGTCGAGCAAGCCGCACTCGGTGTGCTGGATGATCATGATCTCGCGCGTGCCCTTCAGGTGGACGGAGATGAGCAGCGAGCGCAGGACGTCGTCGGTGACCAGGCCGCCGGCGTTGCGGATGAAGTGCGCGTCCCCCGGGCCGAGTCCGAGCATGGCCTTGAGCGGCTGGCGCGAGTCCATGCAGGAGACGACGACCAGCTCGCGGGTGGGCTCGGCGGGCAGGTGTCCCCAGGCGAAGTCACGGGCCCATTGCTCGCAGCTGGTGAGGACTTCGTCTATGACGTTGCCGACAGGCGTGGGCCGTAGTGTGTGGGTATGCATAAAGTCTCCACTCAATGAATGAGGTACCAGGCTTCCTGGAGCCTCCGGGCAACAACGGGGCCTACGAGCAGAAAGAGGGCGACACCAAGGACCGGTTTGCGCATCCGCGAACCTCGGGATTGGAATGAGGGGCTACTGTCCGGAGGGCTCGTCGCCGCCGGGCTTCACGATGCCAGCGCGGACAGCGACCTCGCCCAGGGTCGTGCCGATCTTGCGCGCTACATCGACCAAGGGACCGGCCGGGGCGCTGCGCTTGCGCGCGCTTCGTTTCCCGGAAGACTTCGGCGGTTTTGCGGGCTTCTTGGCCGCGGCTTTGCGTTTGGTGGGCATGAGTTCTCCTCTATCCAGTATCGGCGGGTCATTCTACTGCAAATCGTCCAGGGCACGCTTCTCTTCCCTGGTGAGTTCCCGGACGGCGCCCTTGGGAAGATCGCCGAGGGCGAGGGGGCCGATGGCCACGCGCACCAGGCGCAGCACTTCGACCCCGAGGCCCTCCAACATGCGGCGGATGTGGCGGTTCCTGCCTTCGTCGAGGACGATCTCCAGCCAGGTGTTCTTCTGTCCACCCCGCAGGATGCGGACGCGCTTGGCGCGTAGCAATTCGTCCCCGTCCGTCCGCACGCCCTTGACCAGAGCGGCGAGCAGGGGCGGGCCGGCGGATGTTCCCACCTGGACGTGGTAGGTCTTGTCGAGGCGCGTCTGGGGCGCGGCTATGCGCGCGCCCCACTCGGAATCGTTGGTCAGCAGCAGAAGACCTTCGCTGGCCTTGTCGAGGCGGCCGACGGGGGCGACCCAGGGGGTATCGGGCGGCAGGCAGGCATAGACGGTGTCGCGGCCCTTCTCGTCGGAGGCGGTGGTCACGGACACCGCGCGGCTTGTTCAACATGAGGTAGAGGGGAGTCGCGGCGGCCACGGTCTGGCGATCCACCGCGATGCGATCGCGCTGCAGATCGACCGGCGCTTCCGGCTCGCGGCAGAGGCGGCCGTTCAGGCGGACATGGCCGGCCCGGACCAGTCCGAAGGCCTGAGCACGCGAACAGTAGCCCAGCTTGGAGAGAGCCCGAGCCAGGCCGACCTTCCGCCGATGGACTATGCGAGACATGCAAAGCGCAACGCATGATAGCCGAAGGCGTGTTGGGGAAGAAAAAGGCCCGGGCGTCGGAGGCGGTGCCCGGGCCGATGGAGTGGCAACGAAATGTCTAGCCGGCCGGAGCGAAGGCGGCGATGGCGTCTGCCTCCGTTTCGTAGACAGGAAATACGCTGTTGAGCTTGGTGCTTTCCAGCAAGCGAGCGATCTTGCGAGAAGGCCGGGCGAAGCGCAACTTCCCGCCATGGGCGGTGGCCGAGGTGTACAGGCTCAGCAGGGCGCCGATCCCGCTGGGATCGACGAAGAACAGGCCGTCCAGGTCAATGACGATCTGCGGGTTCTTGGCGATGAGGTCCCGCAGCCATTCGGTGGCTTCTGAGGAGGCCTGGCCGAGCACCATTCGCCCGGAGAACCTCACGACGACTACGCTCCCGGCATGGCGTGCGCGTACAGTAAGTTCCATGTTCCACCTGATCACTGCTATAAATCTAGAAGGCCGAATGAACGCGGTGACAGTGTCAGAATGCGCCCACCGCGCCGGGTGGGCAAGTAACCGAGGTAATGGAGGTCCGGTAACCGACGAGATTCGGGCCGCGCCGGAAGATAAAATCCTCACGCCATGAAATGGGATATCGGTAAACGGAGCCGGAGGCTGCAGGTCTGGGGGGCACTTTGTGCCTTCATCGCATGCCTGCTGGCGGCCGCGCCAGGATGGGCCCAGAAGCAGCCCAACTTCTCGGGCCGATGGAATTTGAACCTGGAGAAAAGCGAGTTGGGCCCCATGCCGAAGCCGGATTCCGGCCAGTACGTCATTCGCCACGCCGGCGCCAACCTGACGCTAGACTACACGCAGGACGGCAAGACGACGCACGCCGAAATCACCACCGATGGCGAAGAGCGGGTCACGGACTCCAACCCGGATACCGAGATCTGGACGCGGGTGTACTGGGCGGGGCCGGTGCTGGTCTTCGAGTCACGCCAGAAGGCGCGCCCCGCGCACGAAAGCCAGGGCATCAAGTGGACAAGCCGATGGAGCTTGTCCGACGACGGTAAGACGCTGGCCCTCCAGAAACACTTCACCACGCCGGACGGAGAATTCGATCAGAAACTGCTCTTCGACAAGCAGTGAGCAGAGGGTGAGCGGGGAAGGGACCGAAACGTGCATCTCCGCCGGTGTTCGACACAGAAAACTTCTAACCACCATAAGAAAAATCGATTGGACGGGCTCCAGGGCGCGCACTACGCTCAAGTGTCGAGTCAGCGCCGATCCGATCCGGCGGCCCGGGCGGTGGTTCCGTCTCCTCCCCTGTCGGGCTAATGTGCCAGTTCTCAAGAGTGAGGCCAGAGCGGTTCGAGGCTGCTCCGGCCGGGGTGTCACCGTATGAAGGTTGCGGGCTTTCTGTTGCTGCTGGCGGGATGGGGAATCGTTCTCTCGGCGCTCGCGCTGCTCGCGCCGTCGGCGCTGCGGACCGGCTTTGTGCTGGCCGGCATCGGTGTCGAGGTGCTGGGCCTGATCCTGGCCGTGCGCGCCCATCTGGTCCTGCGAGAGGAAAGAGATTGACGTCCGCGCCTGTTCCTGCGCTCTCCGAGCTAGCGGCCGCCCTCTGCGTCGCGCTCATTTTCCTTGTTCCTCTGGCCCTGGCGGGGCTTTCGCTGATCAATGCCGGATTGGGGCGGTCGCGTAGTGCGGCGCACTCGATGGTCGCTTCCCTGTGTGTCGTGGCGGTGGCCGCAGTCGTGTACTTCGCCTGCGGGTTTGCGCTGCAGGGTTATCCCGGCCGGCCGGCGCACGTGTTGACCGTGGCGGGAAAACCCTGGAACTGGATCGCGGCGGAGCGGTTCTTTCTTCGCGGACTGGATCTGGACGGCTCTCCCGCCTCATTGGCGGCCTGGCTGCAGATGTTCAGCGTCGGGTTGGCAGCGCTGATCCCACTGGGGAGCGGAGCCGACCGCTGGCGGTTGGGGGCGAGCTGCGTTTCGACGGCCCTGCTGGCCGGCTTAACCTATCCCGTGTTCGCGCACTGGGTCTGGGGTGGCGGATGGTTGGCGCAACTCGGGGTCAATTTCGGGTTGGGCCAGGGCTTGGTGGATGGCGGTGGCGCGGGCTCGATCCAAGCGCTCGGAGGCCTGACCGCACTCGCAATGAGTTGGATCCTGGGTCCTCGCCGGGGCAAGTACGCCGCCGAT
The window above is part of the Terriglobia bacterium genome. Proteins encoded here:
- a CDS encoding STAS domain-containing protein, which encodes MELTVRARHAGSVVVVRFSGRMVLGQASSEATEWLRDLIAKNPQIVIDLDGLFFVDPSGIGALLSLYTSATAHGGKLRFARPSRKIARLLESTKLNSVFPVYETEADAIAAFAPAG
- a CDS encoding carbonic anhydrase; translated protein: MHTHTLRPTPVGNVIDEVLTSCEQWARDFAWGHLPAEPTRELVVVSCMDSRQPLKAMLGLGPGDAHFIRNAGGLVTDDVLRSLLISVHLKGTREIMIIQHTECGLLDLREAELRARLEKDYGIHSQGPPHFGGFSSLEGSVREQVARVRSHPWFPHDLAVRGFIYDVKTGKIGEVR